The Saprospiraceae bacterium genomic interval CCCTATTAATATGCCACCCCTACGGGGCTGGATTTAGATTAATCTAATATGCCTAAATGCTTTATGCATTCTCTATTTATATGTCGCCCCTACGGGGCTGGAATTTTAATATTTCCATTCCCTATTAATATGCCACCCCTACGGGGCTGGATTTAGATTAATCTAATATGCCTAAATGCTTTATGCATTCTCTATTTATATGTCGCCCCTACGGGGCTGGAATCGCAGGGCACCCACCCGCTGGATTTTAATATTTCCATTCCCTATTAATATGCCACCCCTACGGGGCTGGATTTAGATTAATCTAATATGCCTAAATGCTTTATGCATTCTCTATTAATATGTCACCCCTACGGGGCTGGATTTTCTATTCTGCATTATCCATTGCTCCTCGCTTTCTGCTTATCGCTTTGCGCTTTAAGCTTCTTATCCATTCTCTATTTATATGTCGCCCCTACGGGGCTGGATTTTTAATATTTCCATTCTCTCCTCGCTTTCAGCTTTTCGCTTTCAGCTTCTTATCCATTCCCTATTGACATTCCACCCCTACGGGGCTGGATTTAGATCAAATTAATGTTCCTAAAAGCGTCTATTCACTATTCGCTATCCTCTTTTCTCAACCATTCCGCCTTGAGTCTTTTTGTTTTCCAGATCCTTTCTATTCCGGTTTCTCCGGCTTTTTATATTCCGGAAAGTCGATCATGGGCTTTTCTGGTCGAATCGAATCATAAGGGATCGTCAGACTGTCGTATTTTATTTTTTTGGAAAGCACGATGAGTATCGAATCGGCATATTGATCCAGTTGATCCTGGATGTACTTTTCACATTCTAAATTTTTATCTGTGTTGTATTGTGTAAGCAATGCAGAAAGTTTTTCTGCCACTAATTCTTCAGTGAGACTGTCCCGATCTTTACACGAGATCAGGATGCTGAGCATAAACATGACCAAGCATTTTAATTTCATAATCCCTCTTGCAATTTAATAATTTCTGATTTTCGCTGTCCTACAATGGAATCGAGTTTGTACTGAAGCGCTTGTTCCAATTTATACTTGCACAAAGAATCCAGTTTGAGTTCAAGATCGGGTTTTTGTAATTGAAAAATGCTATCGGCCTTGACACGTGATATTTTTTCTATTTCGGTTTTGTCTCCACCACAGGAAATAAAAAGCATAAGACCACTACAAAACCAAAGGAGTAAACACTTCATGAATGAATTCTTTTGCGTAACACAAAACTTTGCCCTAAATAAACTCTTCTTACGGTTTCATTAGCGGCTAATTCTTCAGCAGATCCGGACATGAGTATTTTACCATCCACAATAAGATAGGCCCTGTCTGTTATGGAGAGCGTTTCATGGACATTGTGGTCTGTAATCAGAATTCCAATATTTTTAAGTTTCAGATTGTCGATTATATTTTGAATGTCTTCAACAGCAATTGGATCAATTCCTGCAAAGGGCTCATCCAATAAAATAAATTTCGGATCCGATGCCAATGCTCTTGCAATTTCCGTCCTTCTGCGTTCTCCTCCACTCAACGAGTCGCCAGAATTTTTACGTACTCTGTTCAGGTTAAATTCTCCTAACAAACCTTCCAGTTTGTCTCTCTGTTCTGATTTACTGAGGTCCCGCATTTCAAGAATGGCTTTGATATTATCCTCCACGCTTAGTTTCCTGAATACAGAAGGTTCCTGAGGAAGATAACCCAATCCTTTGCGTGCACGTAGGTACATGGCATCGCGGGTGATCTCCTGATCATCGAGATAAACTGCGCCTGAATTGGGTGTGATAAATCCGACAATCATGTAGAAACTGGTCGTTTTTCCCGCACCATTCGGTCCAAGTAAACCCACGATTTCTCCCTGATTGACTTCGATGGAAACCCCATTGACAACAGTCCTTTGACCGTATATCTTAACCAGCTGATCCGTCCTTAATTTCATTTTATATTTTTATTTTAGCCTTAACTTCCCAATCAGCCCGAAGTTCAGGCAAATTAAAATACCATACGTCCTCTGCTTGCTTTTTATTTTTGAGATCCGATCCATCCCATTGGTTATTCTCATTGACATCGTGGATCACTCTTAACCTGTAGTTTCCGGGAGGCAGGTATTTAAATGTATGTTCGCCACCTGGGGGAAGCAATTGCAAAGGGGTTTCAGAAATTAAAATGTTGTTGCGAAGTAACTGGAAAAGCATTCGTCCGCCAGTTATAAGCGAATCTATTTGCAAATGCAAACTTGAATAGGAATTTAAAGGGGGACTGATGACCCTTAGGGTATCTGGTAAATTAAATTGACCAAAACAATTTTGTATTGCCCCGGCTTTCAATGTAATGGAAGTCTGCTGTCCAACAGGCCAATTGCCATAAATTAAAATTACTCTGGGGTCCGTTGAGTCTTTGTTGATTTTAAAATTTGAATGCAAACTATCGGTGCGAATAAAATCTGCCTCGGTAACTTCACGTACTGGAAATTCGCTTTTCAATTTTAAGGGTTCATCAGGAGCAATAGTAACGTTCGTTAGTTTAAAATGAAAACCCGTATCCTGTTGAGGTCTGATAAAGGGGTGAACAATAAAGGTATCCTTGTAATTCTCTACTTGAATGCTGAATTGCTGGTCTTTCTGAGTATAATTCCAGGCCAAAATACTATCTGCGCTCGAATGTACAATTACACTGTCATTGTCCGTATCCAATGCGATCCGGTCTTCGGATTTGCGCGATAAAACGATGGTGGTCATGCCAGGTTTGAGGATTTTCTCTTTGTGGTTCAATGTATTTTTTTGCAGACTCAGCTTAAGTAATACGTTTGTGACCGGCGCATCCGTTTGTAATTGGATAGGTGTATCCAAAAAGCCTATGGATTCGGTCGGCTGATCGAAATAATTGTTGCTGTTTTTATCAGCAAGAGCGTAGATGGTGTATACACCTGATTTGAGATGCTTTAATTCGAATTGACCGCCATCGTTTGTCCTGCTGAAATAATAGGGCTTACGTGTTCGGAAAACTGAATCTTCAGACTCAAGGTATAGACAAACAAGAATTTGTTTTTGAATTTCTCCGCTAAACGCATCAGTCACGTTACCACTTATACTTAAGGAGTCAATAAAATTTCCTGTGGAAAATACATATTGGATGTTCTGGGCAATATTGCCTTTGGTGATATCCCTGATTGCGGTACCAAGTTGTAGGATGTAAGTTGAATTGGAATCCAGATTTTCTTTTTCATCAAATTTTACAGTGAGCTTTTTACCACTCACTTTTACTTCCAGAGGATATACCGTTGATGGGGCAATCTGGATATTCCCAACAGGATTATCAAGCCGAAACCACTCATCAAATAAAAAGTTGATTTCGCGGCCTTTAAAATTTGTTTGGAGATTAGGACTGGATCCGGATATAACCCATTGTGGCGGGGCAAGATCGTCCGGTCCGCCTGTTATTCCCTGAATATTGGCACAGGAAAACCAACAACTGATAACCATTATACTAAACACTATTCTAATCCAGAACATGCTGCAAAATTAATCATGCAATCCATACATTGGATTGCTGTGCTATTTGGTATTGAACTATTTGTATGATTTCTCGCGAATTGGTTTTATGGATATTGGTATTGATCAAGTTCAACTGTCTTTTGATGGTACTTTATTATACAAATGAGGATGATTTGACAAGATTATTAATATTCAAGTGGTTTTCCTGACAAAAAGTTTTCTACTTCAAATTCCTTTTAATAGGGGAGTTCCAGTCCCTTAATTCGCTTTGATTTCAATGAGGGAAGCCCCAGTGAAAATTAGTTAAACTTTTCTGCCTTTCCAATTTATACTTACGGGAAGACATGAAATCAATCCAATACCGAGGTAATAGAAGTTATG includes:
- the lptB gene encoding LPS export ABC transporter ATP-binding protein — protein: MKLRTDQLVKIYGQRTVVNGVSIEVNQGEIVGLLGPNGAGKTTSFYMIVGFITPNSGAVYLDDQEITRDAMYLRARKGLGYLPQEPSVFRKLSVEDNIKAILEMRDLSKSEQRDKLEGLLGEFNLNRVRKNSGDSLSGGERRRTEIARALASDPKFILLDEPFAGIDPIAVEDIQNIIDNLKLKNIGILITDHNVHETLSITDRAYLIVDGKILMSGSAEELAANETVRRVYLGQSFVLRKRIHS
- a CDS encoding Ig-like domain-containing protein, encoding MFWIRIVFSIMVISCWFSCANIQGITGGPDDLAPPQWVISGSSPNLQTNFKGREINFLFDEWFRLDNPVGNIQIAPSTVYPLEVKVSGKKLTVKFDEKENLDSNSTYILQLGTAIRDITKGNIAQNIQYVFSTGNFIDSLSISGNVTDAFSGEIQKQILVCLYLESEDSVFRTRKPYYFSRTNDGGQFELKHLKSGVYTIYALADKNSNNYFDQPTESIGFLDTPIQLQTDAPVTNVLLKLSLQKNTLNHKEKILKPGMTTIVLSRKSEDRIALDTDNDSVIVHSSADSILAWNYTQKDQQFSIQVENYKDTFIVHPFIRPQQDTGFHFKLTNVTIAPDEPLKLKSEFPVREVTEADFIRTDSLHSNFKINKDSTDPRVILIYGNWPVGQQTSITLKAGAIQNCFGQFNLPDTLRVISPPLNSYSSLHLQIDSLITGGRMLFQLLRNNILISETPLQLLPPGGEHTFKYLPPGNYRLRVIHDVNENNQWDGSDLKNKKQAEDVWYFNLPELRADWEVKAKIKI